A window of Streptomyces profundus genomic DNA:
CGCCCACCAGCACGGTCAGCAGGATGGTGATCGGACTGAACATCAGCGCCGAGGCGGCCGTCGCCCGGTAGCCCCGGGAGATCCAGGCGATGAAGAACGTCGCGAAGTCGTCGGCGGCTTGGGTGAACCGCCGGTGGGCGCGCTTCGCCTGTCCGAACATCTTGACGACCGCGATGCCCTCGACGAACTCGACCACGCTGCTGACGATGCGCTGCTGGGCCTCGTCATAGGCGGCGGACTCCGCGTCCAGGCTGGTCATCATGCGGATGAACAGCGCCAGCCCGATCACGATCGGAATCAGCAGGATCAGCGCCATCCGCCAGTCCACCACGAACAGGTAGATCAGCGTGGCCACCGGGGTGACGAGGCTGGCGGTGAGGTTCAACAGCGAGTGCGCGACCAGGTGGTGCATCGCGTCGACATCGTGCTGGACCGCCTTGCCGATGCCGCCGGCGCCCCGGTCCGTGAACCAGCCGAGCGGTACCCGGCCCAGCCGGTCGACGAGGCGGCGCCGCACCGACAACTGGAAGTCCAGGTCGGCGGAGTGCGCGATCGCGCTGGCCACGGTCGTCAACGCCAGCCAGACCACCAGCGCGCCCGCCGCGACGGCGGCGACCGTCCAGGCCCGGCCCCTGTCCACCGGGCCGTCCTCCAGCAGCACTCGGGCCAGCTCCGCCACGGCCGCGAACGGCACCACGGCCGCCACGGCGCCGACCGCCTGGAGGGCGATCGCCGTGCCCAGGCGCGAGCGAACGGGGCGCAGCAGATCCCCGAGGCCCACGGCTTCTAATGGTTGCTCCTGCTCCGATTTCATCGCGCCCCTGTCACCTTTTCCATCGCCGTTCCACCCCGCCCCGGCGGACCGCCGGGGCGGCTGGTGCGCGGGCGCGCCCGGATCGTCACATCCGGCGCGTCCGCGCCCAGCCTACCAGGTAACAGGTCGATCGACCTGTTACCTGGCGTGACCGTCTAGCGGGTGGCCGACAGGCCGCCGTCGAACGGGATCACCGTGCCGGTCAGATATGCGGCGGACCTCGAACCGAGGAACCGCATGACGCCGGCGAGGTCGTCGAGCCCCCCGGCGCGCCGCAGCGGGGAGCGCCGACCGATGTCGTCGGCCAGCGCGTCCCGCGACATGGCGGACTCGAACGGGCCGAGCGCGAGGGCGTTCACGGCGATCCGTGGCGCCAGCCGGCCGGCCAGGTGCAGGGTCAGATGGTGCATCGCGGCCTTGCTCGCCGCGTAGGAGTAGATCTCCGCGGCCGGCGCCCGCAGCCCGTCGATGGAACCGATGTTGACGACGCGGGCCGGATCCCCCACCCGCGCCGCGGCCTCCAGCGTCGGCCGCAGAAAGCGGGTCAGATGGAACACCGCCCTCAGGTTCACCTGGAGCACCGTGTCCCAGCCCGCGTCGTCGAAGTCGTCCAACGGCGCGGTGTGGAGCGCGCCCGCGTTGTTCACCAGCAGGTTCAACCGGTCGACGCGCCCGCCGAGCGACTCCGCCAGGTCACGGCAGCCCCGCTCGGTGGCGAGGTCGGCCGCCAGCGGGAAGCAGTCGCCGAACAGCGAGAGCCGGGCGGCCGTCTTCTCGGCGGCGGCCACGTCGCGCGAGGTCACGTACACCTCGGCGCCCGCCTCCACCAGCGCCTGGGCGATCAGCGCGCCGACGCCCCTGGCCCCGCCGGTCACCAGAGCCGTCCGGCCCTGGACCGAGAACAGCTCGAAACCGTCCTGTGCCGTCATGACCGGCCCTCCTCGGCCGCCAACGCGGCGGCACGCGCCCTGAGTGTCTTCTTGTCGATCTTTCCGACGCCGGTCAACGGCAGCGCCTCCTCGAACACGAACCGGTCGGGGATCTTGTAGCCGGCCAGGCCACGATCGCGGAGGTGGGCCCTGAGCAGCCGGCTCCGCAGGGGGGAGCGGGGCACCACGAACGCGCAGATCCGCTCCCCGAGCGCCGCGTCCGGCTCGGCGACCACGGCGGCGTCGCGCACCTCCGGATGGCTCATCAGATGCTCCTCGACCTCGTCCGCCGCGACTTTGTCCCCGCCCCGGTTGACCAGGTCCTTGGCCCGGTCGACCACCATCAGGTGGCCCGAGGGCAGTTGGCGCACGATGTCTCCCGTGCGGTAGTAGCCGTCGGTGGTGAACGCCAGCGCGTTGTGCTCGTCCGCCAGGAAGTAGCCACGGATCGTGTAGGGGCCCCTGGTCAGCAGGTGCCCCGCCGTGCCGACCGGCAGCGGGCGGTCCTCGTCGTCCACCACCAGGACCTCGTCCGCCTCCGACATCGGCACGCCCTGCGTGCTCTCCACGAGCTCGTCCGGATCGTCCAGCCGCGTGTAGCAGATCAGTCCCTCAGCCATCCCGAACACCTGCTGGAGCCGGCAGCCGAGGACCGGCCCGACCTCGGCGGCGGCCGACCGCTTGAGCCGGGCGCCGCCCACCTGGAGCACCCGCAGGCTCGACAGGTCGTGCCGGGTGTCCCTGGCGGCCTCCAGCCACAGCAGCGCGATCGGCGGTACCACCGCGGTGACGGTGACCCCGTACCGCTCGATCAGCGGGAACGCGTCCTCGGCGCCCGGGCCGCGCGCCAGGACGACGGTCGCGCCGACGTCGAGCGCGCCGAGGACGCCGGGGGCGCAGAGCGGGAAGTTGTGCGCTACGGGCAGCCCGCACAGATAGACGTCCCTCTCCTCCAGCGGGCAGGCGCCCAGGCTGGCGCGGGCGTTGTAGAGGTAGTCGTCGTGGGTGCGCGGGATCAGCTTCGGTATCGCGGTGGTGCCGCCGGACAGCTGGAGCAGCGCGACGGAGCCCGGGTCCGGATCCGGCAACGGCACGGGATCGGCGGGCAGTTCCGCCAGCGGCAGGTGGTCCCCCGGGTCGCCGTCCACGATGACGGTGCGCAGCGTCGGGCAGTCCGCCCGCAACCGCTCGGCCATCGCCCGATGGTCGAACCCGGCGCGCCGGTCGGGGATGACGAGCGCCACCGCCGAACCCTGTCGGCACAGCTGCCGGATCTCGTGGTCCCGATGCGTCGGCTGGACCAGGATCGGCACCGCGCCGATCCTGAACAGGGCGAAGCACACCAGCAGGAACGCGCCGCCGTTGGGCAGTTGG
This region includes:
- a CDS encoding SDR family NAD(P)-dependent oxidoreductase — its product is MTAQDGFELFSVQGRTALVTGGARGVGALIAQALVEAGAEVYVTSRDVAAAEKTAARLSLFGDCFPLAADLATERGCRDLAESLGGRVDRLNLLVNNAGALHTAPLDDFDDAGWDTVLQVNLRAVFHLTRFLRPTLEAAARVGDPARVVNIGSIDGLRAPAAEIYSYAASKAAMHHLTLHLAGRLAPRIAVNALALGPFESAMSRDALADDIGRRSPLRRAGGLDDLAGVMRFLGSRSAAYLTGTVIPFDGGLSATR
- a CDS encoding (2,3-dihydroxybenzoyl)adenylate synthase — encoded protein: MNVLVSETAAPREFTPWPEDLAASYRADGLWGGITLGRMLRDSAARHGARTAVIDEHRVWSYAELDREADRLAAGLVATGIAAGERVIVQLPNGGAFLLVCFALFRIGAVPILVQPTHRDHEIRQLCRQGSAVALVIPDRRAGFDHRAMAERLRADCPTLRTVIVDGDPGDHLPLAELPADPVPLPDPDPGSVALLQLSGGTTAIPKLIPRTHDDYLYNARASLGACPLEERDVYLCGLPVAHNFPLCAPGVLGALDVGATVVLARGPGAEDAFPLIERYGVTVTAVVPPIALLWLEAARDTRHDLSSLRVLQVGGARLKRSAAAEVGPVLGCRLQQVFGMAEGLICYTRLDDPDELVESTQGVPMSEADEVLVVDDEDRPLPVGTAGHLLTRGPYTIRGYFLADEHNALAFTTDGYYRTGDIVRQLPSGHLMVVDRAKDLVNRGGDKVAADEVEEHLMSHPEVRDAAVVAEPDAALGERICAFVVPRSPLRSRLLRAHLRDRGLAGYKIPDRFVFEEALPLTGVGKIDKKTLRARAAALAAEEGRS